A segment of the Streptomyces pactum genome:
ACGTCGGCGACCGGCGGCAGCTCTACGTCCACACGCGGCAGGCACCGCAAGCGTCACCGCCGCGCCCGTCATAACCGTTGAAGCCCGTACGGAATAGGTCTAGAGTCGTGACCGTTGGACTGGTTGAACATTCAACATCACGCCTCGACCACCTTCCCGGAGGACGCCATGACCACGACCACCGACCTCGCCACCCTGACCGGCGAGTACACGGTCGACCCCGCCCACACGACGATCGGTTTCACGGCACGCCACGCCATGGTCACCAACGTCAAGGGCAAGTTCCTCGACTTCAGCGGCACGCTGCACCTGGACGGCACCGACCCGACCGCCTCCACGGCGACCCTGGACATCACGATGGACAGCATCGACACCGGCTCCGCCGACCGCGACGGCCACCTCAAGAGCTCGGACTTCTTCAAGACGGACCAGTTCCCGAAGATGACCTTCCGCTCCACCAGGGCGGAGGCCCTGGGCGGCGACGACTACCGCATCACCGGCGATCTCACGATCCTCGGCACCACCAGGCCGCTCACCATCGACCTGGAGTTCAACGGCGCCGCCAGGGACCCGTTCGGCAACGAGCGCGTCGGCTTCGAGGGCAAGGCGGAGATCAAGCGTTCGGAGTGGGGGCTGACCTGGAACGCGGCACTGGAGACGGGCGGCGTGCTGGTCTCCGACAAGATCAAGCTGAACTTCGACATCTCGGCGATCAAGCAGGCGTGACGCCCCGCGCCCCCTCGGGGGCACCCAGGACCACCTCGGCGGCGGCCCGGAGCCGGATACGGCGGCCGGGCCGGCCGATCGTCCGGTAGATCGTGTGGTACCGCGCGATCGAACGGTCCGCGGGAACCAGGTCGTCCGCGTCCGCCGCGCTCCGCCGCGACGTGGTGTGTCCGTCGGCCACCACGACCAGGTCGGGTCGCCTTGTCGACCACCGGCCCCCGGCGCCGG
Coding sequences within it:
- a CDS encoding YceI family protein, with the protein product MTTTTDLATLTGEYTVDPAHTTIGFTARHAMVTNVKGKFLDFSGTLHLDGTDPTASTATLDITMDSIDTGSADRDGHLKSSDFFKTDQFPKMTFRSTRAEALGGDDYRITGDLTILGTTRPLTIDLEFNGAARDPFGNERVGFEGKAEIKRSEWGLTWNAALETGGVLVSDKIKLNFDISAIKQA